ACATCAAATAATTTCCATCCGTCTTATATCCTCACCTCACTTATTTCTTCCGTGTTGTATCTCAATGTTTCACAAGAATTTACTCTTCCTTAATAAAATAATTTGGAGTTATTTAATTTTCTTTCCATAATATTCCTGTATACTGTGTTTCATTCTTTAAAAACTCCATTTTTAAAAGGATTATTAAATTTATCAAGCAATTCGTTAAACTATTAATctgaaatttttttataattcttgaaAAACTTAATATTGTTGATGAGAACCTAATTCATGGTTACATTCAGTGATCACTGTCAAAGAAAATTTGACCTTAAATGATCTGAAAAAAAAACTCACTTTAAAGAAAGAACCAAAATATACATtaaagtgactggaacaatacttaaATTAATTACAGTGTAAAAAAGGTAGCTAGTGCAGTAGAGAGGGCATAAGATCTTGATACAAGAGTTTATACAAAATTAAATTTGTATCAATGTACATTATTTCAAAACTTGTAAAAAATCTAGGTGCAAGCTTTTAAAATTATGTTGTCTTTTAAAAATACTGTTCGGTCTTAAAAAATCTACTTTTGTTAAATATTGGAGCTTTTTTATAGAAGCCTTCTAAGTTAGTGCTCAGCATATCTAAAATTAACATACATCAGTTCTAGCAGCACAAATTATGTCTCACCCACAacagaaaccatatcagtgttcagagtgtataAAAGACTTTTCACAAAAATCCCATTTAGTATCACACAagagaattcatactggagagaaaccatatcactGTTCAGAGTGTCTCAAAAACTTTAATCAAAAATCTCATTTAGTATCACACAagagaattcatactggagagaaaccgcATCAGTGTTCAATGTGTCTAAAAAGTTTTTCAAGAAAATCTACTTTAATATTACACATAAGAaatcatactggagagaaaccatatcaatgttcagagtgtctaaaaggTTTTTCATGGAAATCTGCTTTGACAATTCACATGAGAAGCCATACTGGgaagaaaccatatcagtgctcTGAGTGTCTAAAACATTTTTCAAACAAATCTGATTTATTGAAACATATAAGAATTCATACtggagaaaaaccatatcagtgttcagagtgtctaaaagaCTTTTCAAATAAATCTGATTTAAGAAAACACATAaaaattcatacaggagagaaaccatatcagtgttcagagtgtctaaagaACTTTTCAAGCAAATCTGTTTTATTAAAACACTCAAGATTTCATACTGGTCAGAAATAATAACAGGGAAGAAGTCATGTCAGTTTTCAGCCACAATTGTTCCAGGTGATTAGAAGA
This DNA window, taken from Cherax quadricarinatus isolate ZL_2023a unplaced genomic scaffold, ASM3850222v1 Contig916, whole genome shotgun sequence, encodes the following:
- the LOC128692428 gene encoding zinc finger protein 436; this translates as MSHPQQKPYQCSECIKDFSQKSHLVSHKRIHTGEKPYHCSECLKNFNQKSHLVSHKRIHTGEKPHQCSMCLKSFSRKSTLILHIRNHTGEKPYQCSECLKGFSWKSALTIHMRSHTGKKPYQCSECLKHFSNKSDLLKHIRIHTGEKPYQCSECLKDFSNKSDLRKHIKIHTGEKPYQCSECLKNFSSKSVLLKHSRFHTGQK